The sequence GACTTTAATAACGTACAGGAACAATTTGATTTTAGGTGGCAAGTTCTACGTCGAGTGATGGATGCACACGGTTATAATGTAAAAAATTTACAAGCGGTAGTTGGAAGAGGTGGTTTACTTCGACCAGTTGCTGGCGGTACATATATGGTTACAGAAAAAATGATAGATGATTTAAAAGAAAATAAATACGGAGAGCATGCTTCGAATCTAGGGGCAATGCTTGCAAAAAAACTCGCAGATGAACTAACGATACCAAGCTTCATTGTAGATCCAGTAGTTGTAGATGAAATGCAGGAAATAGCAAGAATATCTGGTAATGCTTTTGTTGCTAGAAAAAGTATTTTTCACGCATTAAATCACAAAGCAGCAGGACGAAAAATCGCCAAAGAGCTAGGAAATGATTATGAAAAGATGAATTTCGTTATTGCGCATCTTGGTGGCGGAATTTCCGTTGCTGCTCATCGACAAGGAAGAGTAGTGGATGTGAATAATGCTTTAGATGGGGATGGGCCATTTAGTCCGGAACGATCCGGTTCCCTTCCGATGAATGAGTTTTTAGAAGCTTGTTTTAGCGGGAAATGGACGAAACGTGAACTGCATGAACTTATTGTCGGTCGTGGTGGGATGATTTCTTACTTAGGAACCAACAGTATGCTAGAGGTCGAAGCAAAAGTACAAGCAGGTGACGTGAAAGCGATTGAAGCATTTGATGCCATGGCTTATCAAGTTAGCAAAGAAATTGGCGCATGCTCTGTTGTCTTGCAAGGGAGTATTGACGCTATTATTTTAACTGGGGGGCTTGCGAGAAGTGACCTTTTTACAAGCAAAATTATTGAGCAAACAAACTGGATAACCAGCGTAATTATAGAACCTGGAGAAGATGAATTAGAAGCATTAAATAGCGGTGTACAACGCGTACTCGCTGGTCTTGAGAAAGAAAAAGAGTACTAAAAGGAGGAGATAATGTGGCAACAGAATATGATGTCGTTATTCTTGGTGGAGGAACTGGCGGGTACGTCGCAGCTATTCAAGCAGCTAAGAATGGCCAAAAAGTAGCCGTCGTTGAAAAAGGGAAAGTTGGTGGAACGTGTCTTCACCGTGGATGTATTCCAACGAAAGCGTTATTACGTTCAGCGGAAGTTCTGCAAACAGTAAAAAAAGCAAGTGAATTTGGTATTTCTGTAGAAGGAACTGCTGGAATCAATTTTTTACAAGCACAAGAAAGAAAACAACAAATAGTCGATCAATTAGAAAAAGGAATCCATCAATTATTTAAACAAGGTAAAATTGACTTGTTTGCAGGAACGGGAACGATATTAGGGCCATCTATCTTTTCACCAACAGCTGGTACAGTTTCAGTCGAATTTGAAGACGGCTCTGAAAATGAAATGCTCATTCCTAAAAATTTAATTATCGCGACAGGTTCCAAACCGCGCACATTAAATGGTTTAAGCATTGATGAAGAAAATGTTTTATCATCCGACGGCGCGCTAAACCTAGAAACTTTACCAAAATCAATTATTATCGTTGGCGGTGGAGTTATCGGAATGGAATGGGCTTCCATGATGCATGATTTTGGCGTAGAAGTTACCGTGCTAGAATATGCGGACCGAATTTTACCAACAGAAGATAAAGAAGTAGCAAAAGAACTAACAAGACTTTATAAAAAGAAAAAATTAAATATGCATACATCTGCTGAAGTTCAAGCAGCTAGTTATAAAAAAACGGATACTGGTGTGGAAATTAAAGCAATCATTAAAGGCGAAGAACAAACTTTCGCAGCAGACAAAATACTCGTTTCTGTCGGTCGTTCAGCTAATACAGAAAATATCGGTTTACAAAACACCGATATCACGACCGAAAACGGCTTTATCCAAGTAAATGATTTTTATCAAACAAAAGAAAGCCATATCTACGCGATTGGTGATTGCATTCCAACAATCCAACTTGCGCACGTTGCGATGGAAGAAGGAACGATTGCCGCCAACCATATTGCCGGAAAAGCGGCTGGAAAACTTGACTACGACTTAGTTCCCCGCTGTATCTATACTTCTACAGAAATCGCAAGTGTCGGCATCACAGAAGAACAAGCAAAAGAACGTGGTCATGAAGTGAAAAAAGGCAAATTTTTCTTCCGTGGTATCGGGAAAGCACTCGTTTACGGAGAATCAGATGGCTTCATTAAAATTATTGCAGATAAAAAAACAGATGATATCTTAGGCGTCAGTATGATTGGACCGCACGTAACGGACATGATTAGCGAAGCCGCTTTAGCACAAGTTTTAAATGCAACACCGTGGGAAGTGGGTAACACCATTCACCCGCACCCAACTTTATCAGAAAGTTTTAGAGAAGCTGCCCTTGCTGTGGATGGCAATGCAATTCACGGTTAATACAGCTTTAAAGGAGGAACAAAAATGACTTTAAAAGAAGCAGGTTTAACAGAAGATAAATTAATTAAAATGTATGAAACGATGCTAATGGCAAGAAGACTGGATGAACGTATGTGGTTGCTGAACCGTTCTGGGAAAATTCCTTTTACTATTTCTGGACAAGGACAAGAAACGGCACAAATTGGTGCTGCGTTTGCCTTTGATTTAGATAAAGATTATGCATTACCATATTACCGTGATTTAGCAGTGGTTCTTGCATTCGGGATGACAGCGAAAGATATTATGTTATCCGCGTTTGCTAAAGCGGAAGATCCAAACTCTGGCGGACGTCAAATGCCAGCCCACTTTGGTCAAAAAGAAAACCGCATTGTCACTCAAAGTTCGCCTGTAACTACCCAGTTCCCGCACGCAGCAGGGATTGGACTTGCAGCGAAAATGGCTGGTGATGAGATTGCGATTTATGCTTCAACCGGTGAAGGATCTTCTAACCAAGGTGATTTCCACGAAGGAATCAACTTTGCATCTGTACATAAGTTGCCAGTTGTTTTCGTGATTCACAATAACCAATATGCTATTTCCGTTCCAGCATCGAAACAATATGCCGCAGAAAAACTATCCGACCGAGCAATTGGTTACGGCATCCCTGGTGAACGCGTGGATGGAACGAATATGGGAGAAGTATACGCGGCATTTAAACGTGCAGCAGATCGTGCAAGAAACGGCGAGGGACCTACTTTAATTGAAACAGTTTCTTACCGATTTACACCACACTCCTCCGATGATGACGATAGTAGTTATCGTTCCAGAGAAGAAGTTGACGAAGCGAAAGGAAAAGATCCACTGAAAATTTTCCAAGCGGAATTACTGGAAGAAGGTTATTTAACAGAAGAAAAAATCGCTGAAATCGAAAAAAACATTGCGAAAGAAGTTAACGAAGCAACCGATTATGCGGAAAGTGCAGCATACGCTGAACCAGAATCATCTTTACTTTATGTATACGATGAAGAAGCGAATAGCTGATTAGGAGGGAATTTGAATGCCAGTCATTTCATATATTGATGCAATAACCATGGCGCTTAAAGAAGAAATGGAGCGCGACGATAAAGTATTTATTTTAGGAGAAGATGTAGGTAAAAAAGGTGGCGTTTTTAAAGCGACTGCTGGTTTATATGATGAGTTTGGTGAAGACCGAGTGCTTGATACTCCACTTGCTGAATCCGCGATTGCCGGAGTAGGAATTGGCGCGGCGATGTATGGTTATCGTCCAGTTGCAGAAATGCAATTTGCTGACTTTATTATGCCAGCTGTCAACCAAATCATTTCAGAAGCTTCCAGAATTCGCTACCGTTCTAATAACGATTGGTCTTGCCCGATGGTTATTCGCGCACCTTTTGGCGGCGGGGTACACGGAGCACTTTACCATTCACAATCTGTTGAAAAAGTATTCTTTGGACAACCAGGTTTGAAAATTGTTGTTCCTTCCTCACCATATGATGCGAAAGGACTTTTAAAAGCAGCGATTCGTGATAACGATCCAGTACTTTTCTTTGAACATAAACGTGCTTATCGTTTGCTAAAAGGCGAAGTACCAGAAACAGATTATATCGTACCAATCGGCGAAGCAAATGTCGTTCGTGAAGGCGATGATATTACAGTTATTACTTATGGACTTGCTGTTCAATTTGCTCAACAAGCTGCGGAACGTTTAGCCGTTGAAGGTGTCGAAGCGCATATTCTGGATTTACGTACGATTTATCCATTAGACCAAGAAGCGATTATCGAAGCAACGAAAAAAACTGGTAAAGTACTTCTTGTTACGGAAGATAATAAACAAGGAAGTATTATTAGTGAAGTAGCGGCAATTAT comes from Listeria monocytogenes and encodes:
- the buk gene encoding butyrate kinase — its product is MSFDVLTINPGSTSTKLAVYQGDKVLFEETVRHTMQELADFNNVQEQFDFRWQVLRRVMDAHGYNVKNLQAVVGRGGLLRPVAGGTYMVTEKMIDDLKENKYGEHASNLGAMLAKKLADELTIPSFIVDPVVVDEMQEIARISGNAFVARKSIFHALNHKAAGRKIAKELGNDYEKMNFVIAHLGGGISVAAHRQGRVVDVNNALDGDGPFSPERSGSLPMNEFLEACFSGKWTKRELHELIVGRGGMISYLGTNSMLEVEAKVQAGDVKAIEAFDAMAYQVSKEIGACSVVLQGSIDAIILTGGLARSDLFTSKIIEQTNWITSVIIEPGEDELEALNSGVQRVLAGLEKEKEY
- the lpdA gene encoding dihydrolipoyl dehydrogenase; its protein translation is MATEYDVVILGGGTGGYVAAIQAAKNGQKVAVVEKGKVGGTCLHRGCIPTKALLRSAEVLQTVKKASEFGISVEGTAGINFLQAQERKQQIVDQLEKGIHQLFKQGKIDLFAGTGTILGPSIFSPTAGTVSVEFEDGSENEMLIPKNLIIATGSKPRTLNGLSIDEENVLSSDGALNLETLPKSIIIVGGGVIGMEWASMMHDFGVEVTVLEYADRILPTEDKEVAKELTRLYKKKKLNMHTSAEVQAASYKKTDTGVEIKAIIKGEEQTFAADKILVSVGRSANTENIGLQNTDITTENGFIQVNDFYQTKESHIYAIGDCIPTIQLAHVAMEEGTIAANHIAGKAAGKLDYDLVPRCIYTSTEIASVGITEEQAKERGHEVKKGKFFFRGIGKALVYGESDGFIKIIADKKTDDILGVSMIGPHVTDMISEAALAQVLNATPWEVGNTIHPHPTLSESFREAALAVDGNAIHG
- a CDS encoding thiamine pyrophosphate-dependent dehydrogenase E1 component subunit alpha — its product is MTLKEAGLTEDKLIKMYETMLMARRLDERMWLLNRSGKIPFTISGQGQETAQIGAAFAFDLDKDYALPYYRDLAVVLAFGMTAKDIMLSAFAKAEDPNSGGRQMPAHFGQKENRIVTQSSPVTTQFPHAAGIGLAAKMAGDEIAIYASTGEGSSNQGDFHEGINFASVHKLPVVFVIHNNQYAISVPASKQYAAEKLSDRAIGYGIPGERVDGTNMGEVYAAFKRAADRARNGEGPTLIETVSYRFTPHSSDDDDSSYRSREEVDEAKGKDPLKIFQAELLEEGYLTEEKIAEIEKNIAKEVNEATDYAESAAYAEPESSLLYVYDEEANS
- a CDS encoding alpha-ketoacid dehydrogenase subunit beta, producing MPVISYIDAITMALKEEMERDDKVFILGEDVGKKGGVFKATAGLYDEFGEDRVLDTPLAESAIAGVGIGAAMYGYRPVAEMQFADFIMPAVNQIISEASRIRYRSNNDWSCPMVIRAPFGGGVHGALYHSQSVEKVFFGQPGLKIVVPSSPYDAKGLLKAAIRDNDPVLFFEHKRAYRLLKGEVPETDYIVPIGEANVVREGDDITVITYGLAVQFAQQAAERLAVEGVEAHILDLRTIYPLDQEAIIEATKKTGKVLLVTEDNKQGSIISEVAAIISEHCLFDLDAPIARLAGPDTPAMPFAPTMEKHFMINPDKVADAMKELAEF